In the genome of Coraliomargarita algicola, one region contains:
- a CDS encoding PEP-CTERM sorting domain-containing protein (PEP-CTERM proteins occur, often in large numbers, in the proteomes of bacteria that also encode an exosortase, a predicted intramembrane cysteine proteinase. The presence of a PEP-CTERM domain at a protein's C-terminus predicts cleavage within the sorting domain, followed by covalent anchoring to some some component of the (usually Gram-negative) cell surface. Many PEP-CTERM proteins exhibit an unusual sequence composition that includes large numbers of potential glycosylation sites. Expression of one such protein has been shown restore the ability of a bacterium to form floc, a type of biofilm.): MIKKNMTSQCLAFALGACALTSSSLNAETLAAWDFSSNLNATTEATNITGSAVTFGNFSNASTSYYGRSGGGEDLYARAFEISQTNGDGRILGTTEAVSVESRKTYFEFTLTPDSGAFDLSNFTATINAQTVSDTDAQTGFTAYYFLRSSADDYASNLGTGEVSVTATTASAGKTSADVIFSADLSDFDNISSAVTFRLYTYAVGDGGETLNYNHIARADDFTITGTTAIPEPSHTAAMLGAGALMSMLMIRRRIKA; the protein is encoded by the coding sequence ATGATTAAAAAAAACATGACATCCCAATGCCTCGCTTTCGCGCTCGGGGCATGCGCACTCACCAGCTCGAGTCTCAACGCAGAGACACTGGCCGCGTGGGACTTCAGCAGCAACTTGAACGCAACCACTGAAGCAACCAACATTACCGGCTCGGCTGTCACTTTCGGTAATTTTAGTAATGCATCCACTAGCTACTACGGACGCTCCGGAGGAGGCGAGGATCTATACGCCCGGGCATTTGAAATTTCACAAACCAATGGAGACGGTCGTATCTTAGGCACGACAGAGGCAGTCTCTGTGGAGAGCCGTAAAACTTACTTCGAGTTCACGCTAACACCCGATAGCGGTGCGTTTGATCTCAGCAACTTTACGGCGACCATCAACGCTCAGACCGTATCGGATACAGACGCCCAAACTGGCTTTACCGCTTATTACTTCCTACGCTCAAGCGCAGATGACTACGCAAGTAACCTAGGAACAGGCGAGGTTTCCGTCACTGCAACAACAGCAAGCGCCGGAAAGACTAGCGCTGATGTCATCTTCAGCGCAGACCTCAGTGACTTCGACAATATCAGCTCTGCGGTAACCTTCCGCCTCTACACCTACGCAGTCGGTGATGGCGGCGAGACCTTGAACTACAACCATATTGCACGTGCCGATGACTTCACCATCACAGGCACCACCGCAATCCCTGAACCCAGCCATACAGCCGCCATGCTCGGCGCTGGAGCCTTAATGAGTATGTTGATGATCCGTCGTCGCATCAAAGCCTAA